A stretch of DNA from Shewanella sediminis HAW-EB3:
GTTGGAGCATCAGCCAGATCAGCCCCAGACTCATCAAAGCTATGAGGTAGATAAGCTGTTCCTTATTGATGGGCCCCAGCACTTTCTCTGTCAGAAGCTGCGGATCGCTGGGTTCGGCTAAACCCTTCAGGTATTTTTGCCCCTTGAGGAAGGTAAATAAACCGAACAGCATGCCGACCCCCGCGCTGCCGAAGCCATAGCCCCAGCCGAATGTCTCGCCCAGATAGACACAGATAATGGTCGCGGCGAAGGCACCGATATTGATCCCCATATAGAAAATGGTGAAGCCGGAGTCTCGACGGACATCATCTTTGTCATAGAGCTGACCCACTATGGTGGAGATATTGGGTTTTAAAAAACCGACACCGACAACAATCAAGGCTAAGGCCAGATAAAAGATGTTAAGGGCAGCTAAATCACGAATTTGAATCGTTTCGGTCAACACAGTTCCGGCCACCAGAGTTGTTCCGTCGCTGAGTGTGATATCTGAGATGAGCTCAGTACCGGCGGCGTACTGTATGGCCTGATGACCTTCAACCGCCATCAAAAAGTGCCCTATGCAGAGTAATATTCCGCCGAATATGACAGCCTTACGCATGCCTAAATATCGGTCGGCCAACATGCCACCGATAACCGGTAATGAGTAAACCAGGCCGGCATAGGCCCCTAAGACTTCCAACCCGGCACCATCGGAAAACAGATGATACTTGGTCAGATAGAGGAGTAGCAGATACTTCATGCCATAGAAAGAAAACCGCTCCCACATCTCTGTGGTAAAACAGATATACAAGCCTTTGGGGTGGCCAAATAACTCTTCGTTAGCTAGCTGATTTTCTTCGGGAAGCTTTGGCACCGACTCCATAAACAGCTCCTTGAACCATAAGTACAAAAATGGCTGTAGTACTAATACCAATCTCACTAAATAGGTGAGCAGTTCAGAGCCATTCAGGCTTTTCAATTCAAGGCGCATTGATGAAGAAATGGTTATTCCCTTTTAAGTCAATGCAACACAGAATCGGAATGCCTGAGAGGCTCACTTAGTGCGGGTTTCAAAGCACTTTATGCTGCGTGAGATGCTTTTGATATAGAATAACGATTAGCTTCAAGCATCCGCCTTGCCTACAGCGCTTTGAACTCCCGCTGAAAGATCACATATTTAGTAGGGTTGGTATAATACTAGTCGATGGTTATGGCCCTGCGCTGTTTTGGCGGGGAAGGAGAAAGCCTGATTCAGCCATCTGTGTAGGGGACGGCTGAATCAGGCTTAGTGTCTGGAACATTTATGCCTTAGCACCATGGATGGTATAGCTCAGGCTTTGTGTCAGGAACACTTATGCCTGAGCACCACGGATGGTATAGCTCAGGCTTAGTGTCTGGAACATTTATGCCTTAGCACCATGGATGGTATAGCTCAGGCTTAGTGTCTGGAACATTTATCCCTTACGGCTTAGCATATATTTAGCGGCAGCGAGACGAGTCTCTGCATCAAGGTAGTCCTGAGGCGGCATTTCAGGATAGTCCTCTCGTTTCTTAATCGGGTGGGCGATAAAGTCGGCGATTCCCTGAGGATTATCCATATATAACGCCTGAATGATCTGTACCGGTGGGCCGATCATCCTGCCTGTATAGGTATGACAGCCTGCACAAATTCCCATGTAGACCACTTTCCCACGTTCGGATGGGTCAATGTTACGAGGGGGGACCGGCTCATCCAAAAGATAGCTGTCAATGCCTGAGGTGTGGGTGAAGCTACATTCATCCCAACTGCTAACGCCAACTGTCGTGTAGCGGTGGCGGTTGATGATACAGCTACTGCTGCTGTTACCAACCCGAACGATATCGGCGTTGCCCTGTTTAAACTCAGTCAACATCAATGCCTTGACCTCATCTATGGTGTCATAACCATTGTTGATCATCATATTGTCTAAGATCATAATGTTATCCGGATTTGGATCGGACTCAGGGTCGATGGTGACATTGGGTGCGTTATGGTGATCTGTGATTAAGATCCCCGCAGTCTTATTATCTGAGATAATATTTCCCTCTATGACCACCTCGTCCGCAGCCATAACTAAGATCCCTGTACCCGCCGGGATCCCGCCAACGGTTGAGCCGGGGGCACCGAAGTTTTTATGATTATTTCCCGTGATAAAGTTATTACGAATGATCACATCTGTGGTGGTCTTGATGGGAAGCCCCGGCGTGATAAAGGCTAAGATCCCGCCGGTATTGTTATGGACAAAGTTATTTTCGACTATGCTATGGCGTGAATTTTCGATCTCGATGCCGGCGACGCTGTCGAACACATCGTTATAGGCCACATGGATGTTGTCACTCATGCCGACATAGATGGCTGCATCTTCGATACCGGAGATCACATTGTATTCGACGATACCGTTCTTACCCAGCTGAGGGAAAATCCCATAGACGCCGGTATCGACAATGATGTTATTGCGGATCTCGAAGTTGTTACCCGCTTGCCCCATGATGCCGTTGCCCTTGTAGCGGGTTATGGTCAGGTTCTCAACGATCACGTTGTTGCCGGAATAGAGGATGGCGTCATTTAACTTATTTTGACCGTCTAAGGTGGCGCGTTGCCCCTCCTTAATTACGCCTATGATATGGATGTCGTCTTTATCGATATAGACGGTTTCATGGTAGGTGCCTGGCATGATCTGAATCGTATCGCCCGGCTTGGCCAGCTTTACCGCCTCCATGATGCTGTCGCCATCATCGATCACATGGGTTTTCCCCTGTTTGGTTCGTTTAGCGGCGGCGCTTTTTTTACCCACTTGAGTCGATGAGCTGGCATCGCTATCGGCACTGCGGTCATAACCTCCGCCATAGCTTGCTCCACCCTTGCTGTCTGTTATGGTTGGCGCACTGCTGTTTCCGCCGTAATAGGCACCGCCAGTAAAGGCTGCAACTATCAGAATTGTGGTTATAATTTTTCCGGATTTCATCTTATTCTCCGCTCTGATTTTTAGTTTTACTGCTCGGGTTTTGTTTTATTTTTTCCTGTTGGTATTTTTCATCGATTACCGCGAGTCCCGATGGGACCGCCTGTGGAACTTTAGGGGTGAGGCTCTCGTCAGTTAATGCGCCGAGAAAGTCGACAATACGGTCCAGCTCATCATCGGTGAGATCGGGCTCAGAGATATGCCAGTGCAGTAACATACTCTCCCCATCCGGTATCGAGTTGCCACGTCCATCGTTATAAAATTTGACCGCATCTCTGAGTTTGCTATATCGCCCCGAGTGCATGTACGGGGCAGATTTTGTGATATTTCTTAGTGTTGGAACC
This window harbors:
- a CDS encoding peptide MFS transporter; translated protein: MESVPKLPEENQLANEELFGHPKGLYICFTTEMWERFSFYGMKYLLLLYLTKYHLFSDGAGLEVLGAYAGLVYSLPVIGGMLADRYLGMRKAVIFGGILLCIGHFLMAVEGHQAIQYAAGTELISDITLSDGTTLVAGTVLTETIQIRDLAALNIFYLALALIVVGVGFLKPNISTIVGQLYDKDDVRRDSGFTIFYMGINIGAFAATIICVYLGETFGWGYGFGSAGVGMLFGLFTFLKGQKYLKGLAEPSDPQLLTEKVLGPINKEQLIYLIALMSLGLIWLMLQHETLVFAAQQVVLLAAGIGLIGYAAFKGTREEMHQMSVLMVLIASTIVFWALFEQAAGSMTLFADRVIDRNILNIEIAAGQFGSLNAGFIMLLALPFAALWVWLDKFNLNPNIPVKFGLGIIQAGLGFGVLVLGSNFPDEAGKMSLWWLVLAYLLHTTGELCLSPVGLSAVTKLAIHKVVGLSMGVWFLAMALSETLAMRLGQLTAIDMSSPQGMDIAQTSATYIQLFEFLMWTGIICGAFIIIISPILTRGMHGVR
- a CDS encoding parallel beta-helix domain-containing protein, with the protein product MKSGKIITTILIVAAFTGGAYYGGNSSAPTITDSKGGASYGGGYDRSADSDASSSTQVGKKSAAAKRTKQGKTHVIDDGDSIMEAVKLAKPGDTIQIMPGTYHETVYIDKDDIHIIGVIKEGQRATLDGQNKLNDAILYSGNNVIVENLTITRYKGNGIMGQAGNNFEIRNNIIVDTGVYGIFPQLGKNGIVEYNVISGIEDAAIYVGMSDNIHVAYNDVFDSVAGIEIENSRHSIVENNFVHNNTGGILAFITPGLPIKTTTDVIIRNNFITGNNHKNFGAPGSTVGGIPAGTGILVMAADEVVIEGNIISDNKTAGILITDHHNAPNVTIDPESDPNPDNIMILDNMMINNGYDTIDEVKALMLTEFKQGNADIVRVGNSSSSCIINRHRYTTVGVSSWDECSFTHTSGIDSYLLDEPVPPRNIDPSERGKVVYMGICAGCHTYTGRMIGPPVQIIQALYMDNPQGIADFIAHPIKKREDYPEMPPQDYLDAETRLAAAKYMLSRKG